The Spartobacteria bacterium genome includes the window TACTGTAGAGGCTAACCGACAGGATCTCGCCGTCAAAATGTACAAGAGCATGCTCCGAGTATTGGGAGACCGGATCAATCATCAGAATGAACTGCTGCATGGGGATATAACTGGTGGTGAAGGGCAATGATATCTTGTGTCCGCGCAGGCTGCGATATTGTTTGCTACACAAGGTATATGCGATGGTGTGTGATGTTGTTTCTCGCTATCTGGTTGCTGGCGGGAGTTTGCGGACGGAACTGGGCGAACGGGACTGTTGGTCGGTCGCCATGGGAGCCAGTGCTTACATGACCTTCCTGAATGATTATGAAGAACAGGAGATCGGCTATTATCGTGTTGCAGCCCATATGCAATGGAGTGACATGCGATCGTATGCTGATTTTATGCCGCGCGGAGATCATTTGGATTATGGGCATTCGTCGTTGTTTAATGCGACGGGGGATTCCGATAATATCATCCGGCGAACTCCACTGATGTGGTGTCAGAATGGCCAGGTTTATCCGGCACTTTCTTTGGTTAGTCTGGGATTGTTTGTCGATCAGAATGCCTATGGCATTCACTTCTATGAAGAGCCGTCTCTGGGGGTGCAATCCGTTCAAATCAGTGAGCGAACGATTCCCGTTGATGGTATGGGCCGATTGTTGCTGAATTTTCGCACGGATGCCTTTCCCCATTTTTTTGCCGCCGATATTCTTGATGGTCTCGTAGATTCATCAGTTATAACCGGTCGACTGGTGCTTGTCGGAACCTCGGCCGCCGGTCTCAGGGATCTGGTCGCAACGCCGCTTCATTCCGAATTTCCGGGGATTGATGTGCATGCTACGGCGATAGAAAACATGCTTTCCGGCGATGTGCTCCGGCAGCCTTCATGGATATATTTGGCAGATATCGGTGTTATTCTTCTTCTCGGTTTGCTCATTATGTGGGTGACCAGCCGTGCCGGTGCGCTATTTTCGATCGTGTTCACACTCATACTGCTCTGCGGTCTTTGGAGCATCAGTTTATGGCTGATTCATTCTTTTCATCTTGTGATCCCGCCCATCGCCACAGGGGGTGCTGTTTTACTCATTTCTGGTTGTGTGATCCTTGCAAAGTACTGGATAGAGGAATCACGTCGACTTCACTTTCGTCATATATTCGGGAATATGGTCTCCACACAAGTGCTTAAATTTATGGAGGATCACCCTGATAGTCATGCCCTGAATGCCTGTCTTACGGCACTTGATCAGGTGAGGCGTCTGCAGCAGCTGAACAGTGAGTTGCGCGAGATGTTTGGTGTGCAGCTGCATTTTCGCGTCGGGATTAATACGGGGCCGGTGACGGCAGGGAATATGGGGTCGCGACGACGATTTGAATTTACGGTTCTGGGTGATACGGTGAATCAGGCGGCCCGTCTCGAATCGATATCTAAATTTTACGGAACACGGATCCTGTGCGGCGAAATGACAAGGGATGCCGTTTGTAACGTTATCGCCACGCGCAAACTGGATCGCATTGTGCTGAAAGGGAAGACTCAGCCTGTTGCCGTTTATGAGATTATCAGCACTCTGGAGGAGCTGACGGCCGCCGATGCCGAGCGCATCGAGTGTTACGAAAAAGCGCTGCTATCATACTTTGACAGGCAATGGGATCATGCGGCGGTACTCCTTTCAGAGTTGTTGATGCGCTATCCCGATGATGGCCCGTCATTGGTTCTTTCCAAACGTATTCAGCAGTATCAGAACACGCCACCGCCACCTGACTGGAACGGGGCTTTTGTTGCGATGATAAAGTGATGGTAAATATGAAGATGGATCATGAAACATGTGTACTTCTTGTGGATGATGAACCGCTGAATCGGCGGTTACTGACGGATATTCTCTGTGATAAGTATCTCGTATTGAGTGCGGAATGTGGTCGGGATGCATTGGACTGTGTGGCAGCTCATCCAGAAATAAGCCTGGTTATACTGGATGTGATGATGCCGGAGATGGACGGCTATACGGTCGTCCAGCTAATGAAAAGCCATGAAGCATTTCGAGATATTCCGGTGATTTTTATCACTGCGCTGAATGATGCCGCTAATGAAACGCACGGGCTGGAATTAGGTGCCGTGGACTACATTGCCAAACCTTTCAGTCGTGATGTGGTTCTTGCCCGTGTGCGAACCCATATCGAACTGGCTGCCACACGGAAGGCTCTGGAGAAAATCGGGCAGGAACGTCACGAAATGCTGCATATTCTTTGTCATGATTTGACCAATCCGCTTTGCGGGATCGCCGGGGCTCTGGATATCATCGATGATCCGGAGGAGCTGATGTCGTATAAAAATGTGCTGGCATCTCAGGCGAGACATGGATTGGCTATCATTGATTTAGTTCGTTCGATGCAGGCTGTGGAAAGTGGAAAACTGGTCATTGATCAGGTAAATCTGCTGGCGGCTCTCAATGAATCGAAATCGATGCTTCATTTGAAGTCTGAGGCAAAGAACATCCAAATGGATTGGCAGGTCGATCCGAATTTGTGGGTGCTTGCGGAAACGACGTCACTGGTTAACTCGGTATTGAACAATATTATCACCAATGCCATTAAGTTCTGTGCGCATGGCGGGCATATTAAAGGGCATGCTGTTCTGGATCAACAGTATGTAAAACTGACGATCAGTGATGACGGGGTTGGTATTCCCCCGGCCTTGCTTGAGATTTTGTTTTCCCTGAATAAATGTACCAGCCGACCGGGAACAGATGGAGAATCCGGTACCGGCTTCGGGATGCCACTGGTACGGAAGTTTATGCACGCTTACGGAGGTGAAATCCATGTGCGTTCTACCGAATGCGTAGATCCGTCTCTGCCGCATGGTACCGATGTGGAACTGGTTTTCTGTTACGATCTGTCACCATAACGTTGATTGATCGTGCCATAAGCATCGATGCGGCGGTCACGGAAGAAGGGCCACATCCGACGCACAGATTCACTGTGCCGGGTGTCCAGCGATGTGACCAGCAGCGTCTCGTTGTCCGTGTCTGCGGAGGTAAGTACTTCGCCCTGGCATCCAGCGATAAAACTGCTCCCCCAAAATTTTGCACCCGTGGCGACGGGGTCGGGCGATGCTTCAAATCCGACGCGGTTGGCACTTATCACCGGTATGCCGTTGGCCACAGCGTGACTGCGCTGTATGGTGATCCATGCATCTAGCTGGCGCGTCTGTTCCTCTGGACTGTCACACGGATCCCAGCCGATGGCCGTGGGGTAGATGAGCATGTCGGCGCCGTTCATGGCCATCAGGCGGGCCGCTTCGGGATACCACTGATCCCAGCAAACCAATACGCCCAGCTTTCCTGCCGACGTCTGAATGGGATGAAATCCCAGATCGCCTGGGGTGAAATAAAATTTTTCATAATAGCCGGGATCATCGGGAATATGCATTTTACGATACATACCTGCGATGGAACCGTCATTTTCAAGTACCACGGCGGTGTTGTGATAGAGTCCGGGAGCACGCCGCTCAAAGAGGGATGTAACGATGACGATGCCCAGTTCTCTGGCCATCGCTCCAAAGTGATCGGTGGATGGACCTGGAATGGATTCGGCCAAATTGAAACAGGTCGGATCTTCTGTTTGGCAAAAATAAGGACCGGTATGTAATTCCTGTAGAACAACTAATTTCGCTCCTTCGACATGCGCCTGCCGAATAAAGACGCTACTTTTTTTTATGTTTTCAGTGCGATCAGGGGTGCAGCTTTGCTGGACCAGCGCAACGATTCTTTGACTCATGACAGTGTTCCTTTGGGCAACTGCATGGTGACACAATGCAGTGAACCATGTTGACGAATGAGGGTGTAACAGTCTATTCCTATAATGTCGTGATGCGGGAAAATGGATTGGATGATGTCCAGTGCCTTCGAATCCGTTGCAACACGATACGTCGGAACCAGAACGGCATGATTGATTATTAGAAAATTGGCGTAAGTTGCAGGGAGACGATGACCATCCGCTTCATAACAGGCTGGCGTAAGAGGCAATGGGACAAGATGATACGGCCTGTCATTCGTTGTGCGCAGTGCTTTCAGCTCTTCTTCCATAGCGTGCAGCGACGCGTAGTGTTCATCGCGTTCCTCGATGCATTGCACATAGGCGATAGTGTTATCCGGGCATAATCGGGCCAGTGTGTCAATGTGAGCATCCGTGTCATCGCCGGCAAGATGGCCATTTTTCAGCCACAATATTTGTTCCACACCCAGTCGACTGCGCAACTCTGCTTCAATGGCTTCCCGATTCAACGAAGGATTACGATTGATGTTCAGTAAGCAAGTTTCGGTGGTCAATAGCGTGCCGCACCCGTCCGACTCAATGCTGCCTCCTTCCAGAACCAGTGGAACTCGTTGCAATGGGCAATTCCCAAAAATACCTTCAGAATGCAGTACCCCTGTGACCGCATTATCCTTTTCCGCTGCAAATTTGTTGCCCCACCCATTAAAAACAAAATCCAGCAGGTGGGGATGGTTTTCCTGAAAGACCGTGATGGGGCCGAAATCCCTGCTCCATGTGTCATCGCTTGCGGCATGGATAATTGAGATTCGATGCATCATGTCCGTTTTTTTACTGAGAACAGTACGTACATATTCAGGATGCATCGCGGCAATTACGACCCGTTCATAACAAGCAATGGCGCAGGCAATATTGATGAAAACGGCTTCAGCATCATCCAGTATATCTGTCCAGTCAGTCTGCTCATGAGGCCAAGTCAGAAGAACGCCGTCTTGTAGTTCCCATTCTGCCGGCATGCGAAGTGTATTTATCGACGTATTCATATGACGCAAAAGTAATTTAAGTAAGTGTTGGTGTCAATATCAGATGAATTGTGACAGGTACATTTTCATATTCTTGTTGACATGATCGAACCATGGCTGTTTTATAGGAGTCATGAGAAGGCGAAGAATTAAACGCGACCAATTAGCTTATTACCACTGCATGACGCGCGTGGTGGGGCGAGAAATGCTACTGGGGGATGTGGAGAAGGAGCACATGCGTCAGCTGATTCGTCGGGTGGAGGGGTTTAGCGGGGTGCGCGTGTTGACGTATGCGGTAATGACGAATCATGTTCATTTGTTGCTGGAGGAGCCGGATCGAGATTCGGTGGTGACGGACGCGGTGTTGATGGAACGGTTGCGTGCGTTGTATACGGAGGAAGAAATGGGGGAGATTATGTTGCGTTGGTCTGGTTGGGAGGAACAGGGTAATCTGTTTGCGGTGGAGGAGGATAAGCGAAGGTATTCAAGGCGCATGCATGATATCAGTGATTTTATGAAGACGCTGAAGCATCGTTTTTCTTTTTGGTATAATCGGATGCACGGACGGAAGGGGACGTTGTGGGAGGAACGGTTTAAGAGTGTGCTGGTAGAAGGGGGCGAGGTTTTACGTACGGTGGCCGCATATATCGAGATGAATCCGGTGAGGTCGGGGATGGTGAATGATCCCATGGAGTATTGTTTTTGTGGATTGGGTGAAGCGATGGGTGGATCAAGACGGGCTCGCGCAGGAATTGGGGAATTAATGCGGTTGAAACGGGTTGGTTTTGGTTTAGATACAGATTTAGCATGGGAAAAGGTTTTGTCACAATATGCTGAAGAGGTTTTGCATTATGGGGTTAAGGGCGATGATGAACAGCGGGGTGTGGCGAGAACGAATCGTTTTTTGTCTCGGTGTCGCTATTTTACGGATGGGCAGGTATTGGGCTCCAAGGACTTTGTGGAGGAGTTTTTTTCGGAACATCGTGATTATTTTGGTCCGCGTCGAAGTCATGGGGGGCGCAAAGTGAAGGGGGACTGGGAACATCTTTATGCTGTCAGGGATGTTGGCCGTGTCCGTCCAGCAAGTGAAAATAGACAAAAATAAAAGATGGCATTGACACCGAGATGTGTTTTGTCCTACTGTTTCTACAAATAGGAACAAGTGATATGAAAAATTATTGGTGGAACAACTTAAAAAAGCCGTAGCGGGATTCAGGCAACATTGAACCCCTGCGACGGCCTATGCTGTCGCTTTTTTTGTATAAGGATGAATGGAGAAGATGATGATGAATCCAAGTTTAGAAGAATTTAAGGCACTGTCCGCAAAAGGGAATGTGATTCCGGTATTTCAGGAGTTGCTTGCAGACATGGAAACGCCGGTGTCGGTGTTCAGTCGGTTCATGGATCGGGAACATTGTTTTTTGTTGGAAAGTGTTGAAGGCGGAAAGCGCTGGGGGCGCTATTCCCTGATAGGCGTTGATCCCTATGCTGTATTCGAAATGAAAGAAAAAACCGTGTCGATCAAGCGCAACGGGGTCGATCTGGTTCAAGGACAACAGGGACGTCCGCTGGATATTCTGCGCGATTATCTCAGAACCAAGAAGCCTGTAGCGGTGCCGGGACTACCTCGGTTTTTTGGAGGTGCGGTAGGTTATTTAAGCTACGAAGCGGTGCGGGAGTTTGAACGCATGCCGGAACCGAAAACTGCGGCGGAATGGCCTGATGCCTGTTTCATGATTTCAGATCAGATGATCATTTTTGACAATGTTCGCCACACGATGAAGGTGCTGGTCTGTGTGCATACAGATGAATTTGAGTCGATGGATGCGGCCTATGAGTATGGCGTGAGCGGGGTTAAGGGACTTTTGTCTTTGCTTGGCAAAAAAGTGCCCACGGTGTATCTGCCCAAAGAGCGGATTGACGTCGAATTGAAATCCAATATGACCAAGGCGCAATTTGAAGGTGCGGTGGAAAAAGCCAAACAGTACATTGTGGATGGCGATATTATTCAGGCGGTTTTGTCGCAGCGGTTTTCAACAGAACTGCCGGTGTCGCCGCTGCTGGTTTATCGGGCGTTGCGGGTGATCAATCCATCGCCGTACATGTTCTGTTTGAAATTCGGGCATCGGCTGTTAATCGGATCGTCGCCGGAAGTGATGGTGAGACTGACGGATGATAAAGTCGAACTGCGACCCATTGCCGGAACGCGTCATCGTGGTAAAACGGAGCAGGAAGATCGTCAACTGACCGATGACCTATTGAAAGACGAGAAAGAACGGGCAGAACACGTCATGTTGGTGGATTTAGGGCGGAATGATTTGGGGCGCATTGGCGAACCCGGCAGTGTGCAGGTCAAGGACTTTATGACCGTCGAACGATATTCCCATGTGATGCATATCGTGTCGCAGGTGGAAGCCATTCGCAAAAAAGAGGTCGATGCTTTTGATATACTCGCCGCCACCTTCCCTGCAGGAACACTGTCTGGCGCGCCGAAAATTCGTGCGATGGAAATTATCCATGAACTGGAGCCAGAACGTCGCGGCCCCTATGGCGGAGCGGTAGGATATATCGGATATGACGGGAATATGGACATGGCCATAACGATTCGTACCCTGCAGATTACCGGTGATCAGCTGTCGATTCAGGCAGGAGCCGGTATTGTATACGATTCCGATCCCGAAAAAGAATATGAAGAAACCTGCCACAAAGCCCGGGCGGTAGTTCGTTCGCTGGAAGCTGCGGCTGCGGGACTGGATCCATCCATATTAGAACAGGATTTGATTGGAGGTGCAGAATGATTTTAGTCATCGATAATTACGATTCCTTTACGTTCAATCTCGTGCATTATTTACAGATGATTGGCGAAACGGTGCGAGTGGAACGCAACGATTCCATCACACTGAGCGACATAGAGAAAATGGATGTCGAAGCACTGATTCTGTCGCCGGGGCCATGTACCCCCACCGAAGCGGGGATCAGCCTGGATGTGGTTCATCGTTTCAGCGGGACGTTACCTATTTTGGGTGTTTGCCTTGGAATGCAGACCATTGGTCAGGCTTTCGGCGGGAAAATCATTCATGCCAAACGCATTATGCATGGCAAGGTTTCGGCCATAGAGCACAGCAGCGGCGGCGTTTTCCAAGGTATGCGCTCTCCGGTGAATGCGATTCGCTATCATTCGCTGGCCATTGAAGAAGCCACGATCCCCGATTGTTTAACCATTACGGCCCGTGCCGAAGACGGTGAAATCATGGGAGTTCGTCACAAAGAGCATCTGACCGAAGGCGTGCAGTTTCATCCGGAGTCTATTCTGACGCCGGGCGGAAAACGCATGTTGCAAAATTTTATGAATGAAGTTCGAGCCTAAGTGACGTAACATGGCGACATGCTGTCACGCAGCAAGAAAGGATTGATCCGATGAATATCAAAGAAGCATTGGCCCGAGTTGTAAATGATAAGACCGATTTGTCCGCCGATGACATGGGCAAAGTGATGGATCAAATCATGGAAGGCCTTGCCACCCCTTCGCAGATCGCAGGATTACTGGTTGGGCTGCGTCTGAAAGGCGAAACCATAGTCGAAGTCGCGGCGGGCGCGTCAAGTATGCGGCGTCATGCCACTTTCATAGATGCGGGTCAGCGCGCCGTTGTGGATACCTGCGGAACGGGCGGGGATGGAGCAGATACATTTAATATTTCCACTACCGCCGCCTTTATTGCAGCCGGTGCGGGAATCTGTGTGGCCAAGCATGGCAACAGAGCGGTATCCAGCAAATGCGGATCAGCTGATGTATTGGCGGCTTTGGGCGTAAAAATCGATGCGCATCCGGCTGTGATGGAACAGTGTATTCAGGAGCACGGCATCGGATTTTTGTTTGCACCGGCGATGCATCCGGCCATGAAATATGCCATTGGTCCTCGTCGGGAACTGGGATTACGTACGATGTTTAACATGCTGGGACCGCTGACCAATCCGGCTGGAGCAACCGGGCAGGTTTTGGGAGTATTTAAACCGGAATTGACCGAAATGTTTGCCGGAGCACTCCTGCAGCTGGGAACACGCCGCGCCTTTGTTGTGCATGGCGAATGTGGCCTGGATGAAATGGATTGCTGCGGTCCGACGCGGATCAGTGAATTGCGTGACGGCATCATAAAAACCTACGAACTATTCCCCGAAATGCTCGTGGGTGAATGCGATGATCCCGAGGGAATTCATGGCGGAGAACCCGAAGAAAATGCCGTAATACTGCGCTCGATTCTGACAGGAGAACGCAAAGGTGCCGCTCGGCAGATTTCCGTACTCAATGCCGCCGCCGCCATTGTTGCCGGTGAAGCGGCGGATACGCTGGAAGAGGGCGTACGCATGGCTGAAGAAGCCATTGACAGTGGTGCCGCACTGGCCAAGCTGGACATATTGATACAGGAATCACAGGAAATATAGGGACGACATGGCGACGATACTGGATGAAATAGTGGCCCGCATTCGTGCCGACTTACCTGGAATCAAAGCAGCCTGTTCGCAGGAATTGCTGGAGGCGCAACTGCTGAGTAAAGCGGCACCGTCCTTTGCGTCGGCACTGCGCGGTGGCCGGTTGCGCGAAAATCCGGCGATGATCACGGAACTCAAAAAAGCGTCCCCGTCTAAAGGAATCATTCGTAAAGATTTCGATGTGACGGAGCTGGCGTCGGAATTGGAGGCCCATGGTGCATCCGCCTTGTCGGTACTCACCGAGCGTCATTATTTCAAGGGGTCGCCGGATTACTTACAACGCGTTGTACAGCAGGTGAAAATTCCCGTTCTGCGCAAAGATTTTATTGTAGACACCTATCAGATTGCTGAGGCACGGGTTTGGGGGGCGTCGGCCATTTTACTCATCGCGGCCGCCTTGGAACCTCAGGAATATGCTCTTTTGTTCCGCTATGCCAAAGCGGCAGGTCTGGATGTACTGACCGAAGTACATAATGCGCAGGAACTGGATTGGGTTTTAGAACAGGGCGCGGATATCGTGGGAGTGAACAGCCGCAATTTAAAGACCTTTCATGTGGATTTAGATGTGACCCAGTCGCTGATCGGCACCATTCCCGAATCCTTGATTCGTGTGGCCGAAAGCGGTGTGAAATCCCGTGCAAGTTTAAAAATGCTACATGCCGCTGGTGCTGACGCGGCGTTGATCGGGGAAGCCGTCATGGCGCAGCTGCGTCCGGGTCGGGCGTTGTCCGAACTATTGGGGCAGAGCTGATGGAAACGGGATTACAAATGAAAATATGCGGGATAACCCGTTTGGAAGACGCTTTGAAAGCGGCAGAACTGGGCGTGAATTATCTGGGCTTTATTTTCGTTCCGCAGTCACCCCGTTGTGTGGATGCTGCTTTTGCTCAGGAGGTTCGGGCGCGGTTGCCGGTGTCGGTGAAAACCGTGGGCGTATTTATGGATCAGCCGCTGGATTATGTGCAGCGCACGGCAGATGTCTGTGATTTCGATGTGCTGCAGCTGCATGGCGATGAACCTTCGTCATGGGTTTCGCAGTTGGACGGAAGAACGATTTGGAAAGCGGTGCATCTGCAATGTGATGCGGATGTGGTTGCTATATCGGTGTATCCAGCGGATGCTTTACTGGTGGATGCTATGAGCGGACAACAGCGTGGCGGCACAGGAAAAGTGGCCGACTGGTCGCTGGCAGCAACGCTTTCGGCGCGACGACGTGTGGTGCTGGCCGGCGGATTATCCGTCGAAAATATGGCGTCAGCACTGCAAACTGTGAAACCCTATGCTGTGGACATCAACAGTCGGATCGAAGATGCCCCGGGAAAGAAAAATCATGAAAAAATGGAACAAATTTTAGCAATATGTCGCGCACAAGCCTTGGAAGCTCGCACAAAAACGAAGGAGAATGATCATGTTTGATCCGGATAAAAATGGACATTACGGCCCCTACGGCGGGCAATATGTGGCAGAAACGCTGATGCCGGCATTGCAGGAACTGGATGCCGCTTTTACGAGGTATTGGGACGACGACGATTTTCAGGCGGAACTGAATGGACTGCTCAGCGACTATGTGGGACGTCCCAGTCCCATGTATCTGGCCAAACGGCTGACGGAACATTGTGGTG containing:
- a CDS encoding adenylate/guanylate cyclase domain-containing protein, whose translation is MVCDVVSRYLVAGGSLRTELGERDCWSVAMGASAYMTFLNDYEEQEIGYYRVAAHMQWSDMRSYADFMPRGDHLDYGHSSLFNATGDSDNIIRRTPLMWCQNGQVYPALSLVSLGLFVDQNAYGIHFYEEPSLGVQSVQISERTIPVDGMGRLLLNFRTDAFPHFFAADILDGLVDSSVITGRLVLVGTSAAGLRDLVATPLHSEFPGIDVHATAIENMLSGDVLRQPSWIYLADIGVILLLGLLIMWVTSRAGALFSIVFTLILLCGLWSISLWLIHSFHLVIPPIATGGAVLLISGCVILAKYWIEESRRLHFRHIFGNMVSTQVLKFMEDHPDSHALNACLTALDQVRRLQQLNSELREMFGVQLHFRVGINTGPVTAGNMGSRRRFEFTVLGDTVNQAARLESISKFYGTRILCGEMTRDAVCNVIATRKLDRIVLKGKTQPVAVYEIISTLEELTAADAERIECYEKALLSYFDRQWDHAAVLLSELLMRYPDDGPSLVLSKRIQQYQNTPPPPDWNGAFVAMIK
- a CDS encoding hybrid sensor histidine kinase/response regulator, which codes for MVNMKMDHETCVLLVDDEPLNRRLLTDILCDKYLVLSAECGRDALDCVAAHPEISLVILDVMMPEMDGYTVVQLMKSHEAFRDIPVIFITALNDAANETHGLELGAVDYIAKPFSRDVVLARVRTHIELAATRKALEKIGQERHEMLHILCHDLTNPLCGIAGALDIIDDPEELMSYKNVLASQARHGLAIIDLVRSMQAVESGKLVIDQVNLLAALNESKSMLHLKSEAKNIQMDWQVDPNLWVLAETTSLVNSVLNNIITNAIKFCAHGGHIKGHAVLDQQYVKLTISDDGVGIPPALLEILFSLNKCTSRPGTDGESGTGFGMPLVRKFMHAYGGEIHVRSTECVDPSLPHGTDVELVFCYDLSP
- a CDS encoding carbon-nitrogen hydrolase produces the protein MSQRIVALVQQSCTPDRTENIKKSSVFIRQAHVEGAKLVVLQELHTGPYFCQTEDPTCFNLAESIPGPSTDHFGAMARELGIVIVTSLFERRAPGLYHNTAVVLENDGSIAGMYRKMHIPDDPGYYEKFYFTPGDLGFHPIQTSAGKLGVLVCWDQWYPEAARLMAMNGADMLIYPTAIGWDPCDSPEEQTRQLDAWITIQRSHAVANGIPVISANRVGFEASPDPVATGAKFWGSSFIAGCQGEVLTSADTDNETLLVTSLDTRHSESVRRMWPFFRDRRIDAYGTINQRYGDRS
- a CDS encoding agmatine deiminase family protein; its protein translation is MNTSINTLRMPAEWELQDGVLLTWPHEQTDWTDILDDAEAVFINIACAIACYERVVIAAMHPEYVRTVLSKKTDMMHRISIIHAASDDTWSRDFGPITVFQENHPHLLDFVFNGWGNKFAAEKDNAVTGVLHSEGIFGNCPLQRVPLVLEGGSIESDGCGTLLTTETCLLNINRNPSLNREAIEAELRSRLGVEQILWLKNGHLAGDDTDAHIDTLARLCPDNTIAYVQCIEERDEHYASLHAMEEELKALRTTNDRPYHLVPLPLTPACYEADGHRLPATYANFLIINHAVLVPTYRVATDSKALDIIQSIFPHHDIIGIDCYTLIRQHGSLHCVTMQLPKGTLS
- the trpE gene encoding anthranilate synthase component I, translating into MMNPSLEEFKALSAKGNVIPVFQELLADMETPVSVFSRFMDREHCFLLESVEGGKRWGRYSLIGVDPYAVFEMKEKTVSIKRNGVDLVQGQQGRPLDILRDYLRTKKPVAVPGLPRFFGGAVGYLSYEAVREFERMPEPKTAAEWPDACFMISDQMIIFDNVRHTMKVLVCVHTDEFESMDAAYEYGVSGVKGLLSLLGKKVPTVYLPKERIDVELKSNMTKAQFEGAVEKAKQYIVDGDIIQAVLSQRFSTELPVSPLLVYRALRVINPSPYMFCLKFGHRLLIGSSPEVMVRLTDDKVELRPIAGTRHRGKTEQEDRQLTDDLLKDEKERAEHVMLVDLGRNDLGRIGEPGSVQVKDFMTVERYSHVMHIVSQVEAIRKKEVDAFDILAATFPAGTLSGAPKIRAMEIIHELEPERRGPYGGAVGYIGYDGNMDMAITIRTLQITGDQLSIQAGAGIVYDSDPEKEYEETCHKARAVVRSLEAAAAGLDPSILEQDLIGGAE
- a CDS encoding aminodeoxychorismate/anthranilate synthase component II, whose protein sequence is MILVIDNYDSFTFNLVHYLQMIGETVRVERNDSITLSDIEKMDVEALILSPGPCTPTEAGISLDVVHRFSGTLPILGVCLGMQTIGQAFGGKIIHAKRIMHGKVSAIEHSSGGVFQGMRSPVNAIRYHSLAIEEATIPDCLTITARAEDGEIMGVRHKEHLTEGVQFHPESILTPGGKRMLQNFMNEVRA
- the trpD gene encoding anthranilate phosphoribosyltransferase translates to MNIKEALARVVNDKTDLSADDMGKVMDQIMEGLATPSQIAGLLVGLRLKGETIVEVAAGASSMRRHATFIDAGQRAVVDTCGTGGDGADTFNISTTAAFIAAGAGICVAKHGNRAVSSKCGSADVLAALGVKIDAHPAVMEQCIQEHGIGFLFAPAMHPAMKYAIGPRRELGLRTMFNMLGPLTNPAGATGQVLGVFKPELTEMFAGALLQLGTRRAFVVHGECGLDEMDCCGPTRISELRDGIIKTYELFPEMLVGECDDPEGIHGGEPEENAVILRSILTGERKGAARQISVLNAAAAIVAGEAADTLEEGVRMAEEAIDSGAALAKLDILIQESQEI
- the trpC gene encoding indole-3-glycerol phosphate synthase TrpC — translated: MATILDEIVARIRADLPGIKAACSQELLEAQLLSKAAPSFASALRGGRLRENPAMITELKKASPSKGIIRKDFDVTELASELEAHGASALSVLTERHYFKGSPDYLQRVVQQVKIPVLRKDFIVDTYQIAEARVWGASAILLIAAALEPQEYALLFRYAKAAGLDVLTEVHNAQELDWVLEQGADIVGVNSRNLKTFHVDLDVTQSLIGTIPESLIRVAESGVKSRASLKMLHAAGADAALIGEAVMAQLRPGRALSELLGQS
- a CDS encoding phosphoribosylanthranilate isomerase encodes the protein METGLQMKICGITRLEDALKAAELGVNYLGFIFVPQSPRCVDAAFAQEVRARLPVSVKTVGVFMDQPLDYVQRTADVCDFDVLQLHGDEPSSWVSQLDGRTIWKAVHLQCDADVVAISVYPADALLVDAMSGQQRGGTGKVADWSLAATLSARRRVVLAGGLSVENMASALQTVKPYAVDINSRIEDAPGKKNHEKMEQILAICRAQALEARTKTKENDHV